Proteins from one Amycolatopsis endophytica genomic window:
- a CDS encoding DinB family protein, with protein MAATSSRLVVRGNGSPEGVQLRVGRVRTLRVYVRKSGWPVVRAVARSRPTRSADRSRPVPVPTIAWVTWHVGWWWSTALDHARCRAPRHREEVGWPGDENAIRWLRELRDEWVEVLDGLPDPGAPAAFPWPADAGLTVEHQAAWVNAELMKNVGQLRLLRAVSA; from the coding sequence ATGGCCGCCACGTCGTCGAGGCTGGTGGTGCGGGGCAATGGCTCGCCGGAGGGGGTCCAGCTCAGGGTCGGTCGCGTCCGCACACTCCGAGTGTACGTGCGGAAAAGCGGTTGGCCGGTCGTGCGGGCGGTGGCACGATCCCGGCCAACCCGGTCCGCTGACCGGTCACGTCCGGTTCCGGTGCCGACGATCGCCTGGGTCACCTGGCACGTCGGCTGGTGGTGGAGCACCGCGCTGGACCACGCGCGGTGCCGCGCGCCGCGGCACCGCGAGGAGGTCGGCTGGCCCGGGGACGAGAACGCCATCCGCTGGTTGCGGGAGCTGCGCGACGAGTGGGTGGAGGTGCTGGACGGGCTGCCCGATCCCGGGGCACCGGCTGCGTTCCCGTGGCCGGCCGACGCCGGTCTCACGGTCGAGCACCAGGCCGCGTGGGTCAACGCCGAACTGATGAAGAACGTGGGGCAGTTGCGCCTGCTGCGTGCGGTCAGCGCGTGA